Below is a window of Nyctibius grandis isolate bNycGra1 chromosome 12, bNycGra1.pri, whole genome shotgun sequence DNA.
TCGGAGTGGAGAGTGTGTGAAGTCCTGCCAGATCTGGGCGTGCAGGCTAGCAGGACAGGGCTGGGCAGATGCCTCCTTACCTTCAGGTGCCACAGAGGGACCCATGCAGCCCTTTGCAGGGCTCCTGCTGTGTGAAGCGTAGGAGGATTTGGGCTAGAAGAGATCGCTGGAGGCCTCGATCCATCTCCTGCTCAGTGCAGCGCCAGCTCCGCAGCTCGGGGCATCGTCCAGCTGAGTTGGGGAAATCTGCAGGGATGGGGTTGGCACCGCCACCTCGCTGGGGCTCTGTCCCCAGGCCGTGCCACCCTCAGGGGAACACTTCCATTTCCCTGAAGTCCCACCAAAACTTCCCTCGCTGCAGCTCGTGCCCGTTGCCCCGGCTCCTTTGGCTGCATGGGGGGGGCATGCTGCGTGTGGTTGCCCCAAGCAGGTGCCTTGTTGCCCAGGGTtactccatccccaggcaggaTTGTGCGGGTGGGGATGTTGCGGAGTGGTCCAGCCCTGCCCGCGTGGCACCCAGAGCTCCCCGGGCTGTCGGGGGCTGAcgctgctgcccagggccgGGGAAGCTTTTAGCGCTGGGGGGAGGTGAGATACCAACCAGAAAATCACCCCACGCTCCCCTGGGGCCGCCCCTGGGGCAAACAGGCTGAGCTGGCTGGGTGAGAGCGGGGCTGAGAGCAGGGCCGGGGGCTCTCAGTGCCCCTCCCCGCCCTAAACAGGTCTGGACTAACCAGCCCTGctgtctgctctgctctcctgcccctctgggCCCTGGCTGTGTGCCGTGACTGTCACCCCACTCAGGAGCCCCAGGTCTGCCAGGCTCAGCCcttgctgctctccctgcagcccctcaccCTTCCCTGGGGAGGTGACCGGCTCTGCCGCCGGCGGGGGTGCACCCTTGTGCCTGTGCCCAGTGTCACCCAGCATCGCCCCGCGGGAGCCAGGCCAGGGCACCCGGCACCACCCGCTCTCGCTTCCCACGGGGTTTAATCCGAGGGCCGTGGGAGAGCCCTTGTGCCACGAAGGGTCCGGCACCGCACCAGTGCCCTTGTTCCCCCTGAGCACCCACGTCCAGCTCGGGTGAAGGGGCTGGAAAAGCACTGCCCATGGGTGCACCCGACCCACTGGTCCTTGTGCCTGGGCTGCGTTGCCAGCGAATGTCACCGGCCCATGGGACAGCCAGCCATGGTCTGGCCAGGCCGGCTCCCAGCGGGACAGGAGGGGGAGAAGCCATCACCAGTGTGGTGCCAGCGGGGCCCAGCAGCACCTTCCCGCTGGGGTGTTGCTCTGTCCCTCCCTGCACGCAGGATGGTGCTGGGCCAGGCTGGCAGCAAAGCAAAGGGCAAAGCCACCATCAGCCCAGCGCTCGGGTGCTGGGAGAGGGACCGAGGGCGCTGGGAGCCCCAGGTGAGCAGGAGGGGTGGGTACGGCCCCCGGagctgagctggaggaggatggagcTGCGCCACCCCCAGCAGCGTTTACTGGGGCTGAGCGACAGCCGaggtgctgctgccagcccaggtgccacccagctccctgcaggtgtCACCAGGGTGTCCCCTGCATAGAGGGGGCACCGCAGCAGGGACAAGGTGGGAACCAGGGGGCTGGGCAAGGCTCGTTGCGTCAGGCCACCGTGCCAGGCTCGCTGCCCAAACCAGCCTGGACACatgctgggggacagggacgTGCAGGGGGAGCGACGTGTCCCTCCAGAAACCCCCTCCCCACGATGGGCCTCGCTGGGGTCACGAAGCCACGGCGTGTGCCATGGTCAAGGGTGCTGCTCCCGGGCACAGCTTCATGCCCGCAGGGCCAGGGCCCGCTCCCGCTGTCCCCCTCCTCCCGGGGCACCTGCCGAGCTGGTTGTGGGGCTCACGCTGGCCCACGACAGGACGGGCCGTGGCACGTGGGAcagggcagtggggctggggggggacatgcCTGTCCCATCCCACGGCACCAGGGCTCTTTGCTGTCCTGGagggggctgtgccagggcgcAGCCCCCACGGTGACACAAACCAGGGACAAGGGGGGGTGCTTTCTAGAAAAGGTTTTACTGTCCGTTGCAATATATTAATTGATGATGCgtattttgataaaataattaaaaaaccccacttgTTTGGCAGGAGGCGATGGGAGGCGAGGGGGCTCAGAGGGGCAGTGCCCGGCGGGAGCGGGTGCCGCAGCGGGGGCTCCCGGGGGAGCAGGCGGTGGGAGAGGGCAGTGggcagccccgctccgcccctgcccgccggccccggcaTCATCCCGGTGCCCACAGACCCCGCCGGCCGCCGAGGGTGGCGCCGGACCCCGCGGCTATAGGGTGAGGAGGGTGCCGTCCTCCTGCCCGCTGccccggccggggctgccgTCGTGGCTGCCGAGGGACTGCAGGGAGCCCCGCGAGCTGCGCGGGGACGCGCCACGCTGGAGGGGTCCGTCCGCGGGGCCCCCGTtggggcagcccccggggatGTAGTGGGGCGCGCTGTCACTCTCGATGACCAGGTCGCCCTCCTCGTCGCTCTCGGCCGTGCTGTAGTTGCTCAGGTACTGCGAGGCCGGGCTGGGGGTCTGCTGGCTGGGGGTGCTGTCCGTGGACATGCCCGAGCTGCCCGAGGCCTTGCTGCTGCGGATGACGTTGTTGCGCTGGTTGGCCGGTTTGACGGTGATGATGAGGTTGTGGCTGTTGGCCACCATCATATCCGTCACCTGGTCCAGGGACTTACCGGCCACGTCGATACCGTTGACCTCCAGGATCTCGTCGCTCACCGCCAGCAGCCCCGTGCTCTCGGCCAAGCCGCCCTTCACGAGGCGGGAGATGAAGATGCCGGGCACCTTCTCGACGCCCTGCGGGGCCACGCGCACGCTGACGCCGTCGCGGATGTAGAAGCCGAGCGGTTTGTCGGAGCCGTGCTTGTGGAGCCGCACGCGGCGGTGGGTCTCGGGGAGGATGTCCACGTCGATGATGGAGGAGATCTGGCGGAAGTCCTGGGGCATGCCGATGAGGAGGTGAGGCTTGGCCCGGTAGTGCGCGGGGCGCAGCAGCCCCTTCTTCTTCCGCTGCAAGGAGTTCGAGGCGAACACGCCGGCGTCCGACTCTGCTGTAGGGAGCGAAGGAGGACGCGGGTGAGGCACCGCAGCCGCCCGGGGACGCAGCCGCGTGCCCTCGGCCCCAGGGGTCAGGGGAGCTGGCGGGTGAAGTGCCCTGCTCACGGGTCTCACCGGCTTTTCCTCCCCTGTCTCTGCCAGGCCCATCTCCTGGGATTACCCGGCGTACGCGAGGCCAGGATTAGTGGGATCGAGGCAGTGATTCAGCCTTAATCACACCTTAAGCCAAACTCTGCAGCTTAACACTagagctgccagccctgacGACCCGGGAGCCACCGCCGTGCCCCAGTTTGGGGtgagggaccccccccaaggCTCCCCTGGGTGCTGCGGCAGCAGCCAGCTCCCCCAGGGTGAGTCCGGCCCTGTGAGACAGCACCAGAGTCCCTTGTCCCCACTGGAGCCGGGCCACCGCTGGCACGGGATGGGGACGGCcacagctgtgccctgcagagccctgctggccccaaggatggagactccccACCTCCTGGAGACCCATCCCAGGGCTCCAGCGTCCCCTGAACATCCCAAACTGTGATTGGTGTCACTGTCTCTTATTCCACCATCTGGCACCACCACACAGGGTTTGACTCCATCCTCCATgaccctgccctggggctgctctgtggGGCCCAGCTCCACCACGTCCCCTCCTTGGCCACATCCACCCAGGGAGCCACCATCCATCCCAGGAGCATCCCCTGGgccctttctgctttctcctcctccctttccacGGGGGAGCCCAGATCTGGATGCTGCATTGCTGGCGCATTCCCCACGGTgcccccccaccagcacccGGACCCTGCTCCAGCCGCAGGGGCGCTGGGGATGTCCCCAAGCCCAGGGGACGCGGGGTTCCTCCCTAGCCAAGCCAGCCTGCCAGGGCTCCTGGGTTATAAATATCTCCCCGCACACAGAACCTGGCGTATTTTTAGCTCGGGGAAGGGCGGCGGAGGCTTTCCTACAGCTATTTCAGCTCCTCCCCGAGGGGCGCAGAGCGGCTGGGCCAGGCAGGTCCAGCACCCCATGGACCAGCCTGCTGGTGGCCCTGGCGATGTGCCAGGCTTTCTCCTGCCCCTCCCGTGAGCCAAGCGCCGGCTAAGGAGGGCCAGCGccgctgtcccctgccccacagggATGGCTTCACCCAGCGGGGTGATGGCACGGAGAGGAACCAAGCTGCAGCCTTGGCTTTTGGACCCGCTGCCGCGG
It encodes the following:
- the PARD6A gene encoding partitioning defective 6 homolog alpha isoform X1 — encoded protein: MAKHHRTPARSAEPVIEVKSKFDAEFRRFAITRSGAGSFQDFYHLLQTVHQIPRVDVLLGYTDIHGDLLPINNDDNYHKALSSANPLLRVIIQKKAESDAGVFASNSLQRKKKGLLRPAHYRAKPHLLIGMPQDFRQISSIIDVDILPETHRRVRLHKHGSDKPLGFYIRDGVSVRVAPQGVEKVPGIFISRLVKGGLAESTGLLAVSDEILEVNGIDVAGKSLDQVTDMMVANSHNLIITVKPANQRNNVIRSSKASGSSGMSTDSTPSQQTPSPASQYLSNYSTAESDEEGDLVIESDSAPHYIPGGCPNGGPADGPLQRGASPRSSRGSLQSLGSHDGSPGRGSGQEDGTLLTL
- the PARD6A gene encoding partitioning defective 6 homolog alpha isoform X2; amino-acid sequence: MAKHHRTPARSAEPVIEVKSKFDAEFRRFAITRSGAGSFQDFYHLLQTVHQIPRVDVLLGYTDIHGDLLPINNDDNYHKALSSANPLLRVIIQKKESDAGVFASNSLQRKKKGLLRPAHYRAKPHLLIGMPQDFRQISSIIDVDILPETHRRVRLHKHGSDKPLGFYIRDGVSVRVAPQGVEKVPGIFISRLVKGGLAESTGLLAVSDEILEVNGIDVAGKSLDQVTDMMVANSHNLIITVKPANQRNNVIRSSKASGSSGMSTDSTPSQQTPSPASQYLSNYSTAESDEEGDLVIESDSAPHYIPGGCPNGGPADGPLQRGASPRSSRGSLQSLGSHDGSPGRGSGQEDGTLLTL